A single Larimichthys crocea isolate SSNF chromosome VIII, L_crocea_2.0, whole genome shotgun sequence DNA region contains:
- the nadsyn1 gene encoding glutamine-dependent NAD(+) synthetase: MGRKVTVATCSLNQWALDFEGNLDRILQSIDIAKSRGAAYRLGPELEICGYGCADHFYESDTLLHSFQALRKLLESPITQDIICDVGMPIMHHNVRYNCRVLFLNRKILLIRPKMQMANHGIYREVRWFSPWNQLRKVEEYFLPRMIQEVTGQDTVPFGDCVLSTKDTCIGTEMCAELWNPRSPHIQMGLDGVEIFTNSSASHHELRKADQRVNLVKSATTKSGGIYLYANQRGCDGDRVYYDGCAMVAINGDIVAQGAQFSLSDVEVITATLDLEDVRSYRGELCQPNLESEPRPCHRVKVDFSLSSGDDIYLPTHQPITWHFHTPDEEISLGPACWLWDYLRRSGQAGFLLPLSGGVDSSSTACIVHSMCVLVCQAIEDGNRRVLEDVRRVLGDDSYCPQHPRELCGLIFTTCYMASENSSEDTRGRAKDLANQIGSTHMNINIDLAVKGILGIFSVVTGRLPQFRVNGGSHRENLALQNVQARVRMVLAYLFAQLSLWARGKPGGLLVLGSANVDESLTGYFTKYDCSSADINPIGGISKTDLKSFLLHCVEQFQLTSLRGILAAPPTAELEPLTDGQVSQTDEADMGMTYSDLSVIGRLRKISKCGPFSMFCKLIHMWKDALSATEVAQKVKHFFRMYSVNRHKMTTVTPSYHAESYSPDDNRFDLRPFLYNTRWTWQFRCIDNQVAQMEANTPKQ; this comes from the exons ATGGGACGGAAGGTGACCGTTGCAACTTGCTCGTTGAATCAGTGGGCTCTGGACTTTGAAGGCAACCTGGACAGAATACTGCAGA GTATCGACATCGCTAAGAGTCGTGGAGCCGCGTACAGACTGGGCCCAGAGCTGGAGATCTG CGGGTACGGCTGCGCAGACCACTTCTATGAGTCAGACACTTTGCTCCACAGCTTCCAGGCCCTGAGGAAGCTTCTGGAATCTCCCATCACCCAGGACATCATCTGTGACGTGGGGAT GCCCATCATGCATCACAACGTGCGCTACAACTGTCGGGTCCTGTTCCTCAACAG AAAGATCCTGCTGATCAGACCTAAAATGCAGATGGCTAACCACGGGATCTACAGAGAGGTGCGCTGGTTCTCACCATGGAACCAGTTGAG GAAAGTGGAGGAGTACTTCCTGCCCAGAATGATCCAGGAGGTAACGGGGCAG GACACAGTGCCATTCGGTGACTGTGTACTATCCACAAAGGACACGTGCATCGGCACAGAGATGTGTGCCGAGCTCTGGAACCCCAGAAG cCCTCATATTCAGATGGGTCTGGACGGGGTTGAGATCTTTACCAATTCGTCTGCGAGCCACCACGAGCTCCGAAAAGCTGACCAAAGAGTCAACCTAGTCAAGTCAGCCACCACCAAG AGTGGAGGTATATACCTGTACGCCAACCAGAGGGGCTGCGATGGAGACCGCGTCTACTACGATGGCTGTGCCATGGTGGCCATCAACGGAGACATTGTGGCACAGGGAGCGCAGTTCTCCCTCAGTGATGTG gaggTGATTACAGCTACTCTCGACCTTGAGGATGTGCGTAGCTACAGAGGAGAGCTGTGTCAGCCGAACCTG GAAAGTGAACCCAGACCATGCCACAGGGTCAAAGTTGACTTCTCTTTATCCAGTGGTGACGACATCTACCTCCCCACCCACCAACCAATAACATGGCACTTTCATACACCGGACGAAGAGATCAG TCTAGGGCCGGCCTGCTGGCTGTGGGACTACCTGAGGAGAAGTGGACAG GCTGGTTTTCTGTTGCCTCTGAGTGGAGGCGTGGACAGCTCCTCCACAGCCTGTATTGTCCACTCCATGTGTGTGCTCGTCTGTCAGGCCATAGAGGACGGCA ACAGACGGGTACTGGAGGATGTTCGCAGAGTGCTAGGAGACGACTCCTACTGTCCTCAGCACCCAAGAGAGCTGTGCGGCCTCATCTTCACCACCTGCTACATGGCGAGTGAGAACTCCTCTGAGGACACACGCGGCAGGGCCAAAGACCTGGCCAATCAGATCGGCAG CACGCACATGAATATTAACATAGACCTGGCAGTGAAAGGCATTCTGGGTATCTTCTCGGTGGTTACTGGGAGGTTGCCTCAGTTTCGTGTCAATGGAGGAAGCCACAGAGAAAACCTGGCTCTGCAGAACGTTCAG GCTCGGGTCAGGATGGTCCTGGCCTACCTGTTTGCCCAGCTGAGTCTGTGGGCCCGAGGGAAACCAGGCGGATTGTTGGTGCTGGGTTCAGCCAATGTAGATGAGAG TCTGACAGGATACTTCACAAAGTACGACTGCTCCAGTGCAGACATCAACCCAATAGGAGGCATCAGCAAGACGGACCTGAAGAGCTTCCTGCTTCACTGTGTGGAGCAGTTCCAGCTCACCTCTCTGAGAGG CATCCTGGCTGCACCGCCCACAGCTGAGCTGGAGCCACTGACAGACGGACAGGTGTCACAGACAGACGAG GCCGACATGGGGATGACCTACTCTGACTTGTCAGTGATTGGACGACTGAGGAAGATCTCCAAGTGTGGCCCCTTCAGCATGTTCTGTAAACTCATTCACATGTGGAAAGATGCGCTCTCAGCCACAGAG GTGGCCCAGAAGGTGAAGCACTTCTTTCGGATGTACTCAGTGAACCGCCACAAGATGACCACGGTGACACCGTCCTACCACGCCGAGAGCTACAGTCCTGACGACAACCGCTTCGACCTCCGACCTTTCCTCTACAACACACGCTGGACCTGGCAGTTCAGGTGCATCGACAACCAG GTGGCTCAGATGGAAGCAAACACTCCAAAGCAGTGA